From a single Scomber japonicus isolate fScoJap1 chromosome 12, fScoJap1.pri, whole genome shotgun sequence genomic region:
- the irf4a gene encoding interferon regulatory factor 4a yields the protein MIKDMNLEEDSGLTVSCGNGKLRQWLIDQIDSRRYPGLVWENDEKSIFRIPWKHAGKQDYNREEDAALFKAWAMFKGKYKEGVDKPDPPTWKTRLRCALNKSNDFDELVERSQLDISEPYKVYRIIPEGAKRGMKMSTMEETPSHVNAFGYIAPYSSLHTQVPSYMVSQERRDWRDYKQPEQQPFPPPHHHGPHADLQYGQCHYPSPISRAWPASHTENGFQLSFHTYLSETQPPVYTMDHNNAITDFSLHVSLFYRESLVKEVTTTSPEGCRITSSSSSTSPSSSSSSSPSLEDKFHSGAEIILFPFPYPESQRQGADMLPNILERGVLLWMAPDGLYAKRLCQGRIYWEGPLAPYMDKPNKLEKEQPCKLFDTQQFLIELQDFAHSGRHIPRHQVVLCFGDEYPDPQRPRKMITAQVEPMFARKLVYYYQQNNGHYLRAYDHIQEQNPSPTIDYPSQRPLQHIQE from the exons TAGGATTCCGTGGAAACATGCAGGAAAGCAAGACTATAACAGAGAGGAGGATGCTGCACTCTTCAAA GCATGGGCAATGTTCAAGGGGAAATATAAGGAAGGCGTCGACAAGCCAGATCCCCCCACATGGAAAACAAGACTACGTTGTGCTCTCAATAAAAGCAATGACTTTGATGAGTTGGTTGAAAGAAGCCAGCTGGACATCTCAGAGCCCTACAAAGTCTACAGAATCATTCCAGAGGGAGCCAAAAGAG GAATGAAGATGAGCACTATGGAGGAGACACCATCACATGTAAATGCATTTGGCTATATTGCTCCATATTCATCTCTGCACACCCAG GTACCCAGCTATATGGTTTCTCAGGAGAGGAGGGACTGGAGGGATTACAAACAACCAGAACAACAACCCTTTCCTCCTCCACATCACCACGGACCGCATGCAGACCTGCAGTATGGCCAGTGCCACTACCCTTCACCCATCAGCCGGGCCTGGCCTGcatcacacacagaaaatg GTTTTCAGCTCTCTTTTCACACCTACTTGTCAGAGACCCAACCCCCTGTGTATACAATGGACCACAACAATGCCATAACAG aTTTCAGCCTGCACGTGTCCCTATTCTACAGAGAGTCTTTGGTAAAGGAGGTTACCACCACCAGCCCAGAAGGTTGTCGGAtcacctcttcatcctcctccacctcaccatcatcctcatcctcttcttccccaAGCTTAGAGGACAAGTTTCACAGTGGGGCAGAAATCATTCTCTTTCCATTCCCGTATCCTGAGTCTCAGAGACAGGGTGCTGACATGCTTCCTAACATACTGGAAAGGGGAGTGCTCCTGTGGATGGCGCCCGATGGGTTGTACGCTAAGCGCCTTTGCCAGGGACGGATATACTGGGAAGGACCTCTGGCTCCATATATGGATAAACCCAATAAACTGGAGAAGGAACAGCCCTGTAAGCTGTTTGACACCCAGCAATTCCTTATTG AACTTCAAGATTTTGCCCATAGTGGACGACATATTCCGAGACACCAGGTGGTCCTATGTTTTGGAGACGAATACCCTGACCCGCAGCGTCCAAGGAAGATGATCACAGCACAG GTGGAGCCAATGTTTGCCAGAAAATTGGTGTACTATTACCAGCAGAACAATGGCCACTACCTGCGGGCCTATGATCACATCCAGGAACAGAACCCCTCTCCAACAATCGACTATCCTTCTCAGAGACCTCTACAGCATATTCAGGAGTGA